Proteins encoded together in one Plasmodium cynomolgi strain B DNA, chromosome 9, whole genome shotgun sequence window:
- a CDS encoding deoxyuridine 5'-triphosphate nucleotidohydrolase (putative) — protein MHLQIVCLNDEVKEMYKNHKTHHEGDSGLDLCNYYYKSNGNKDAHIGMGGTCMKESSAHQKNPEVVNTSYLLFPRSSISKTPLRLANSIGLIDAGYRGELIAALDNTSEEEYVIKKNDKLVQLVSFTGEPLSFELVDELDETSRGEGGFGSTSNK, from the exons ATGCATCTCCAAATCGTATGCCTAAATGACGAAGTGAAGGAAATGTACAAGAACCACAAAACACACCACGAAGGAGACAGTGGCTTGGATCT GTGTAACTACTACTACAAGAGTAACGGGAATAAGGATGCACACATCGGTATGGGTGGTACGTGCATGAAGGAGAGCAGTGCTCATCAAAAAAACCCAGAGGTCGTGAACACAAGCTACTTGTTATTTCCTCGGAGCAGCATTTCGAAGACTCCACTACGACTAGCCAATTCTATAGGATTAATTGATGCAGGATACCGAGGCGAACTCATTGCTGCTTTGGACAACACaagtgaagaagaatatgtgattaaaaagaatgacaaGCTAGTGCAGCTTGTTTCCTTCACGGGGGAACCCCTCTCCTTTGAGTTGGTAGACGAGTTGGATGAGACGTCCAGGGGCGAGGGCGGCTTCGGTTCGACCTCCAACAAGTAG
- a CDS encoding RNA binding protein (putative) yields the protein MVENGCSLLIKNLSFHTSPEKIRKIFQSFGKIRDVYLPLDHYTRRPRGFGFVEYYEPEYAKEAMSILNHSKIDGKEIKIIIAQNRRKSPETMKIYQQNARGGRYRRHPYRSDSRDRSSELERRKYDRSKSRIMHKMGKKEKRLKREKMASRYRPGKKYAESVSTYSASSSYRSSYSRGSSRWSSLSRGRSRGSSKDRSRGRRRYRSRSRDRSRSRDRSRSRDRSRSRRRSRSAVRSASRTTSYSYSCSYSCSYSSYERDKGRRKTKRKNPKRGQRKGQKDGTNKGVKRESSETFSRSVSLRKSEGENRDGDHVKDPHKGIERGKSGKDPGKESPKEIRGQICKSFSPSRKSQEGNKDSENGASKGGSYSTEEEKQPGEQTQHDGESLKRGERVETIKTMKKTKSGNNSSKDTTPPRDPNGKSNSNRKKKKGTKKKGTKEKGTEKKGTKEKGTEKKGTKKKAKSLSPSSSGDVICEGVAQEEASGETYAERESPRAKRAHRKGSNNDGSSNRGSSNHGSSNRDSSNHGSSNHGSGSNKESDHSQGTEEESPSSPRVTKKKRICLSTIASNRSSTQKDHLQSGETENGNTVDTKDKPSSSAIEKESQVHQKEDLKLGYFSRYENASGGDNFDSGEDCIGGNANSSCRNSRNSRNSGTYRGCRGCKGCKECNGCRKKHKHIYLHEGKRKKRINESHSTDRSTTGDKKSVRSRSKEGKREKTENAHRRMMQNGRRNRGRITLSISDSTGGSSGGKKLRERETTAGVTDPAATGGDATAGRSGDCEAESLGRAKITVGKCNTPCSSSGSPVGGEKEKKKKNRGNTHCESGAAHRSRSICNDVSERSDGKKGVSKRKRSSSGSGSDGRSDGRSDGRSDDGSDDRSDDRSDDRSSDERNGRGTRRLKRARMSEDAEETPREKRSRQGKKTRTGSNSIDKRRETKREKRNREELQKGDVKKKAKRTKSKKEESKKEKSKKEKSTKGKSKKEKSKITKFRKTKSPKKSDDSSTYSHSSRSRSSSESSVESSSSHSESSKMERRMKQFSAKGPKGKAHKRDVRRRREKGIDSDASDGSSSSVSCGDSPVVRSKR from the exons ATGGTCGAAAATGGATGCAGCCTATTAATAAAGAATTTAAGCTTCCACACAAGtccagaaaaaataagaaaaattttccaaagttttggaaaaataagagaTGTATATCTCCCCTTAGATCACTACACAAGGAGACCGAGAGGCTTCGGTTTTGTAGAGTATTATGAACCAGAGTATGCAAAAGAAGCTATGAGCATTTTGAACCATTCGAAGATAGATggaaaggaaattaaaatcaTCATTGCTCAGAACAGGAGGAAATCCCCAGAGACCATGAAGATATACCAACAGAATGCACGTGGGGGTAGGTACAGAAGGCATCCTTATCGGAGTGACAGTAGGGATAGATCAAGTGAATTGGAGAGACGGAAATATGATCGAAGTAAGAGTCGTATAATGCataaaatgggcaaaaaggaaaaaaggctgaagagggaaaaaatggctagcagATATCGGCCTGGTAAAAAATACGCCGAGAGCGTTTCCACCTACAGCGCGTCTTCTTCCTACCGTTCGTCTTACAGCAGGGGGAGTAGTCGTTGGAGCAGCCTAAGCCGAGGCAGAAGTCGAGGCAGCAGCAAAGACAGAAGCCGAGGCAGAAGACGATATAGAAGTCGGAGCCGAGACAGAAGTCGGAGCCGAGACAGAAGCCGAAGTCGAGACAGAAGTCGAAGCCGAAGACGAAGCCGAAGCGCTGTAAGGAGTGCCAGCAGAACCACCAGCTACAGCTACAGCTGCAGCTACAGCTGCAGCTACAGCAGCTACGAAAGAGacaaagggagaagaaaaaccaaaaggaaaaacccCAAACGGGGACAAAGAAAAGGCCAAAAGGACGGAACCAACAAAGGCGTGAAGAGGGAGAGCAGCGAGACATTCAGCCGAAGCGTCAGTCTCAGAAAGAGCGAGGGGGAAAACAGAGACGGCGACCACGTAAAGGACCCTCACAAAGGTATCGAAAGAGGGAAAAGCGGAAAGGACCCGGGGAAGGAATCCCCAAAAGAAATTCGAGGACAAATCTGTAAAAGCTTTTCTCCCAGCAGAAAGAGCCAGGAAGGAAATAAAGACTCGGAGAACGGTGCGTCCAAGGGAGGAAGCTACTCCACCGAGGAGGAAAAGCAACCTGGGGAACAGACCCAGCACGACGGAGAGTCACTCAAACGTGGCGAGAGAGTAGAGACAATCAAaacgatgaaaaaaacaaagtcaGGAAATAATTCCAGTAAAGATACAACTCCCCCCAGGGACCCAAACGGAAAAAGCAACTCAAAT agaaaaaaaaaaaaaggaacgaaaaagaaaggaacgaaagagaaaggaacggaaaagaaaggaacgaaagagaaaggaacggaaaagaaaggaacgaaaaagaaagctAAGTCTTTAAGTCCTAGTAGCTCCGGTGATGTAATCTGTGAAGGGGTGGCTCAAGAAGAAGCAAGTGGTGAAACGTATGCAGAAAGAGAGTCACCACGTGCAAAGAGGGCACACCGAAAAGGCAGCAATAACGATGGCAGTAGCAACCGCGGCAGTAGTAACCACGGCAGTAGTAACCGCGACAGTAGTAACCACGGCAGTAGTAACCACGGCAGTGGTAGTAATAAAGAGAGTGACCATTCGCAAGGCACGGAAGAGGAAagcccctcctccccccgcgtgacaaaaaaaaaacgcatatgCCTCTCCACCATTGCAAGTAACAGAAGCAGCACACAGAAGGACCATCTCCAAAGTGGCGAAACAGAAAATGGTAACACAGTGGACACAAAAGACAAACCCAGCAGTAGTGCCATCGAGAAGGAGAGTCAGGTCCACCAAAAGGAGGACTTGAAATTGGGTTACTTCAGCCGATATGAAAATGCAAGTGGGGGGGATAACTTCGACTCTGGGGAAGACTGCATTGGCGGTAATGCCAACTCGTCCTGCAGGAATAGCAGGAATAGCAGGAATAGCGGCACCTACAGAGGATGCAGAGGATGCAAAGGTTGCAAAGAATGCAACgggtgcagaaaaaaacacaagcaTATATACCTACACGaagggaagaggaaaaaaagaattaatgaGAGCCACTCAACTGATAGGTCAACCACGGGGGACAAGAAAAGCGTTCGTAGTAGatcaaaggagggaaaaagagagaaaaccGAGAATGCACACAGAAGGATGATGCAGAATGGACGAAGAAACAGAGGCAGAATAACCCTAAGCATAAGTGACAGTACAGGTGGATCCagcggggggaaaaaactcAGGGAAAGGGAAACCACCGCTGGAGTGACAGACCCAGCAGCGACCGGTGGGGATGCAACCGCGGGACGGAGCGGAGATTGTGAGGCTGAATCACTTGGACGGGCAAAAATCACCGTGGGGAAATGTAACACCCCCTGCAGCAGTAGCGGTAGCCCGGTTGGaggggagaaggagaagaagaagaagaacaggGGCAACACGCACTGTGAGAGTGGAGCAGCACACAGAAGTAGAAGTATCTGTAATGATGTGAGCGAACGGTCAGATGGGAAAAAGGGCGTTtcgaagaggaaaaggagcagcagcGGTAGCGGCAGTGATGGCAGAAGCGATGGCAGAAGCGATGGCAGAAGCGATGACGGAAGCGATGACCGAAGCGATGACCGAAGCGATGACAGAAGCAGTGACGAACGTAATGGCCGAGGCACACGGCGGTTAAAACGGGCGCGCATGTCCGAAGACGCAGAGGAGACGCCCCGCGAGAAGCGCAGCCGCCAGGGGAAGAAGACCCGAACGGGTAGCAACTCGATTGATAAAAGGAGAGAgaccaaaagggagaagcggaacAGGGAGGAGctacaaaagggggacgtgaaaaaaaaggccaagaGAACCAAgtccaaaaaggaggagtccaaaaaggagaagtccaaaaaggagaagtccACGAAAGGGAAgtccaaaaaggagaagtccAAGATAACGAAATTCAGAAAAACCAAGTCGCCAAAAAAATCGGATGACAGCTCGACGTACAGCCACAGCAGCAGAAGTAGGTCCTCTTCCGAATCGTCCGTCGAGAGCAGTAGTTCTCACAGCGAGTCGTCTAAGATGGAAAGACGTATGAAGCAGTTTTCTGCGAAAGGTCCCAAGGGGAAGGCACACAAACGGGACGTGCGAAGGCGGAGGGAAAAGGGGATAGACAGCGATGCGTCTGATGGTAGCTCCTCCTCCGTCAGCTGTGGGGACTCTCCAGTGGTTCGAAGCAAGCGTTAA
- a CDS encoding small nuclear ribonucleoprotein F (putative): MEYKGNLKSFDAYMNIRLANAEEWIHGEYKGTLGEIFLRCNNILYIREDKETENPSK; the protein is encoded by the exons ATGGAATACAAAG GAAATCTCAAATCTTTTGACGCCTACATGAATATACGGCTGGCGAACGCGGAGGAATGGATTCACGGGGAGTACAAGGGCACCCTGGGGGAGATATTCCTTAG GTGTAACAACATACTCTACATTCGGGAAGACAAGGAGACGGAGAATCCATCCAAGTGA
- a CDS encoding hypothetical protein (putative), which yields MEKELKKRHEEYEELNNSYREVYGSYIVSKTNLDEVTNNYEGEVLKLETMITEKENQYSDLHESFQELLEEKCKLEAELEGYQKAIYEMEENCASLKESHKEELKEIQEEVSNLSSQLEIINEELEFAKERCRELERLNEERASTIDTLNGEIENLKVRRVESDAELDVDLDADSDEEKKHLGIDMEIIKTQQHRIHEEMQQMHKEKEKLGREREEIGREREEVGREREEVGRERDELGREKERLDKYREELLQEKELIQMDRDQLGKEKHRQENNMKSIIIKFSDLQKELDDLASENSTKESCLRESEQKVHALEKESSLCKNKISSLVQKMQELKSELDIERQRSGQLEQDTVNKTGELLKRDSIIQVLYSKLKEKESELVLFQNENLSLKNHKKELSKIWDTRKSEMDTIEIDLYKKLSNLIIKNKIRDRDDLRFDGHPQSFLLKTLWSGYVDICKSILKTRDGYLYSGSRSHRFICAYNTDLFLDVRQDSSKNLLSYRNETRGIFHVNGDEVKSLVYVGPLSKCQGQSVTPCSNRVKLEVTKGRNCNYVFEEMYVTKKGTKIVIIKEKETGKYFSGLHKNLLQQENEKKKTGVDKLEYNSVVSKLINYMTTEEKERSKGDIILRTSKEKVKIESGEEEPMKGVNKTRLVKNERNKSNRGIPPKGETTARGRNKSETKATRKMDVGQKDTKLASPCAVPPKGNYKQVKSEQQMSEENLHRYNIAKEMLLLPGSNGGTDSNGSNGSNGSSDSSDSNGRDDNNRGDLNRDSDGGDSASTADGGRVPLFHLKNEYANDTEEESKCVAKEKPVASPMDGKNSVESFLKHPSGATGNVASLASAADFNDTNVVLTINKEEAILFEVFNYEQIAEHDAVRFASEYVLHFLANWEKAGYCSSTQDASSTTVCSEHSSNAFTSLDGDWCILPAYMSYT from the exons atggagaaagagCTAAAGAAGCGACATGAGGAATACGAGGAGCTGAACAATAGCTACCGGGAGGTTTAC GGCTCCTACATTGTGAGCAAGACAAACCTGGACGAGGTGACAAAT AACTACGAAGGGGAAGTCCTCAAATTGGAGACCATGATaacggaaaaggaaaaccaGTACTCCGATTTGCAC GAAAGCTTCCAGGAATTGctggaagaaaaatgcaaactgGAGGCAGAACTTGAGGGCTACCAAAAGGCCATATacgaaatggaggaaaactGCGCTTCGCTAAAGGAGTCTCATAAG GAGGAACTGAAAGAAATCCAAGAAGAGGTGTCCAACCTGTCCTCTCAATTGGAGATCATTAAC GAGGAGCTAGAGTTCGCGAAGGAAAGATGCAGAGAGTTGGAGAGACTAAATGAG GAAAGAGCCTCCACCATCGACACCCTCAATGGAGAAATTGAGAATTTAAAAGTAAGGAGAGTAGAATCAGATGCGGAGTTAGATGTGGACTTAGATGCGGACTCCGAT gaggagaagaaacatCTCGGAATCGACATGGAGATTATCAAAACGCAGCAACATAGAATACACGAGGAGATGCAGCAGATGCataaggagaaggagaaactaGGTCGAGAGAGAGAAGAAATAGGTCGAGAGAGGGAAGAAGTAGGTCGGGAGAGGGAAGAAGTAGGTCGAGAAAGGGATGAACTGGGGCGAGAAAAAGAACGCCTGGATAAATACAGGGAGGAGTTACTGCAGGAGAAAGAACTAATACAGATGGATAGAGACCAACTcgggaaggaaaaacacagacaagaaaataacatgaaaagtataataataaaatttagcGATTTGCAGAAGGAGCTTGATGATCTTGCTTCGGAGAATTCG ACGAAGGAGTCCTGCTTACGGGAGAGCGAACAGAAGGTGCACGCGCTGGAGAAGGAGTCCTCCCTGTGCAAG AACAAGATCTCCAGCTTGGTCCAGAAGATGCAGGAGCTAAAG AGCGAACTGGACATCGAGAGGCAGAGGAGTGGCCAGCTGGAG cAAGATACAGTGAATAAAACTGGAGAGCTTCTCAAGAGGGACTCTATCATTCAG GTTTTATATAGCAAGctgaaagagaaagaaagcGAGTTGGTACTATTCCAG AACGAAAATTTGTCCCTGAAGAACCACAAGAAGGAGCTGAGCAAAATTTGGGACACCAGGAAAAGCGAAATGGATACCATCGAAATtgatttatataaa AAGCTGTCCAATTTAATcattaagaataaaattcgGGACAGGGACGATCTGCGCTTTGATGGGCACCCTCAGTCGTTTCTTCTGAAAACG CTGTGGTCCGGCTACGTCGACATCTGCAAGAGCATCCTGAAGACGAGGGACGGGTACCTCTACAGCGGAAGCAGAAGTCACCGCTTCATTTGCGCCTACAACACGGACTTG TTCCTGGACGTGAGGCAGGACAGCTCGAAGAA CCTGCTGTCCTACAGAAACGAAACGAGGGGGATATTCCATGTCAATGGAGACGAGGTGAAGAGTCTGGTGTACGTGGGTCCACTAAGCAAGTGCCAAGGACAGAGCGTTACCCCATGCAGTAACAGAGTTAAACTCGAAGTGACCAAAGGACGCAACTGCAATTACGTGTTTGAAGAAATGTACGTGACGAAGAAGGGAACCAAAATAGTCAtcataaaggaaaaagaaacaggAAAGTATTTCAGTGGATTGCATAAAAATCTGCTTCaacaagaaaatgaaaaaaagaaaacaggAGTAGATAAACTCGAATACAACAGTGTTGTGAGTAAGCTAATTAATTACATGACTActgaggagaaggagagatCCAAGGGGGACATCATTTTGAGAACATCCAAAGAGAAGGTGAAGATCGAAAGTGGGGAGGAGGAACCCATGAAGGGGGTGAACAAAACGCGCCTTGTTAAAAACGAGAGGAATAAATCCAACCGCGGGATCCCTCCTAAAGGAGAAACAACAGCAAGGGGTAGAAATAAAAGTGAAACTAAAGCAACTCGGAAGATGGACGTGGGACAGAAGGACACCAAGTTGGCGTCTCCCTGTGCGGttcccccaaaggggaaTTACAAGCAAGTAAAAAGTGAGCAGCAAATgagtgaagaaaatttgcATAGGTATAATATAGCCAAGGAGATGCTGCTCCTCCCGGGCAGCAATGGCGGCACTGATAGCAATGGCAGCAATGGCAGCAATGGCAGCAGTGATAGCAGTGATAGCAACGGGCGCGATGACAACAACCGTGGAGACCTTAACCGAGACAGTGACGGGGGTGACAGCGCGAGCACAGCAGATGGCGGTCGTGTGCCACTCTTCCATTTGAAAAACGAATACGCGAATGACACGGAGGAGGAGTCAAAATGCGTCGCAAAGGAAAAACCGGTAGCGTCACCCATGGATGGGAAAAACTCGGTCGAGTCGTTTTTAAAGCACCCTAGTGGAGCAACTGGTAATGTCGCTTCCCTTGCGAGTGCAGCTGACTTTAACGATACCAACGTTGTCCTGACTATAAACAAGGAGGAGGCAATTTTATTCgaagtttttaattatgaACAGATAGCCGAACATGACGCTGTGCGATTTGCCTCGGAGTATGTGCTGCACTTCCTTGCCAACTGGGAGAAGGCCGGGTACTGCTCCTCTACTCAGGATGCCTCGTCCACCACCGTGTGCAGCGAGCACAGCTCTAACGCCTTCACGTCTCTCGACGGGGATTGGTGCATCCTGCCTGCGTACATGTCCTACACGTGA
- a CDS encoding hypothetical protein (putative): protein MSGYPLSNVSVGLGPMLPACKEMRVNPVPVNLAYRNVNANNSNNNNNSNNNNNSNNKVGGGDAQRDDSSSSPQRIDTRSSAKQSNNKSDVKDEKKTITECTPMEELLFKLTNGKFKAEKHHVYTSDGYRLNLYRIVSTNKKENLSKKKQVFCLNHGLFESSISYTCKGYESLAFQIFANNYDVWVSNNRGNAFTKFVGKNYAMKKLRERYSLQDLMDIGVDVSEEMAVQGSSSATGDEEKKCTESGSSSGEESCSGEESSRGGESHLGEERKTTNLRKAGNASDNTTNDNGTKNSEGNNKSEDESRTVAPSCGSPGANLSIGDAPSGEGGSKVGTNAPSDGNNKAEKQTQCSGSSSANEGTEDAPSNVGTRSFMDIFKRIKGIKGTDKNEKNCKKVYCDIDVETADEMDPTVSADDSTTVNGEEEEQQHQKQEHKQLKKKEDEDENGVSAHETGDSQNPPGPFGDASNCDSNTGCSFPHVPKEVENGEVEGGNAAEGEAQGEDEEEVEELVNLNKQSEVEEEGEYESEYESEYESEHEGDEDDAIELDEPEIDNWTFEDMGTKDLPVVIKYIRKKTQRDKIVYVGFSQGSVQLLVSCCLNDYVNSSIKRTYLLSLPIILKSKDELLKSVKLLLIASKWYKAIIGSKEFLQNVLPEKMSTNLICNSADLFTRNFFKFYTNDLDDNYKKIYYKHTPSGSTSKANLKKWKSSLHDGPVSEAIDKYAYKCSFPITLVYGIKDCLVDAVRSIEYMKKKFTKNDLKIITDPEWSHIDPVLTDHRNVVLSCILEDMKRDEEEERKKQEEEKQEGEKQEGEKQEGEKQEEEKQEEEKQEVEKQEEEKQEGGEGTDAGGE from the exons ATGTCGGGGTACCCTCTGAGCAACGTGTCCGTTGGACTGGGGCCCATGTTGCCCGCATGCAAAGAAATGAGAGTAAATCCTGTGCCAGTAAACCTGGCCTACCGAAACGTGAATGCGAATAATAGTAACAATAACAATAACagtaataataacaataacaGTAACAATAAGGTTGGCGGGGGGGATGCTCAAAGAGACGACAGTAGCAGTAGCCCCCAGAGGATTGACACCCGCAGCAGCGCGAAACAAAGTAACAACAAGAGTGATGTCaaggatgagaaaaaaacaataacgGAGTGCACTCC CATGGAAGAGCTGCTGTTCAAATTAACGAACGGAAAATTTAAAGCAGAAAAGCACCATGTGTACACGTCGGATGGGTACAGATTAAATTTATATCGAATTGTAAGTACCaataagaaggaaaatttgtcaaaaaaaaaacaagtgtTTTGTTTAAATCATGGGCTCTTCGAGTCATCCATTAGTTACACTTGCAAAGGATACGAGTCTTTAGctttccaaatttttgccAATAATTATGACGTCTGGGTAAGCAACAATAGAGGAAATGCCTTCACAAAATTTGTGGGAAAAAACTACGCAATGAAAAAGCTAAGGGAAAGGTATAGCCTGCAGGATCTCATGGACATTGGCGTGGACGTTAGTGAGGAGATGGCCGTGCAGGGGAGTAGCAGTGCCACGGGTGACGAGGAGAAGAAGTGCACAGAGAGTGGAAGCAGCAGTGGTGAGGAAAGCTGCAGTGGTGAGGAAAGCAGCCGTGGTGGGGAAAGCCACCTTGGTGAGGAAAGGAAAACCACCAACTTACGGAAAGCAGGAAATGCCAGCGATAACACTACCAACGACAATGGGACGAAGAACTCCGAGGGGAACAACAAAAGTGAGGACGAGAGTAGGACTGTCGCTCCAAGTTGCGGATCCCCGGGTGCGAACCTCTCTATAGGAGATGCCCCTTccggagaaggaggaagcaAAGTCGGGACGAATGCCCCATCGGATGGTAACAACAAAGCAGAGAAACAAACTCAGTGTAGTGGCAGCAGTAGTGCTAATGAAGGCACCGAGGATGCACCCTCCAACGTCGGCACTCGTTCCTTCATGGATATTTTTAAGAGGATAAAGGGGATCAAAGGCACAGATAAGAATGAGAAGAACTGTAAGAAGGTGTACTGCGACATCGACGTCGAAACTGCGGATGAGATGGACCCGACTGTGAGCGCGGATGACAGTACGACGGTAAAcggtgaggaggaggagcagcagcaccAGAAGCAGGAGCATAAGCagctgaagaagaaggaagacgAGGACGAGAACGGCGTTTCGGCCCACGAAACAGGCGACAGTCAAAACCCCCCAGGACCGTTCGGAGATGCATCCAATTGTGACTCCAACACGGGGTGCAGCTTCCCACATGTGCCCAAGGAGGtagaaaatggggaagtagAGGGAGGAAACgcagcagaaggagaagcacaaggggaggacgaagaagaagtagaggAGCTTGTTAACTTGAACAAGCAGAGTGAAGTCGAAGAAGAAGGCGAGTACGAAAGCGAGTACGAAAGCGAGTACGAAAGCGAGCACGAAGGAGACGAGGATGACGCGATTGAGCTGGACGAACCCGAAATAGACAACTGGACATTCGAAGACATGGGAACGAAGGATCTCCCAGTAGTTATAAAGTacatcagaaaaaaaacacagagGGATAAAATTGTGTATGTAGGATTCTCTCAAGGAAGTGTGCAACTCTTAGTCAGCTGTTGCCTGAACGATTATGTAAATAGCAGCATTAAAAGGACCTACCTATTGTCCCTACCAATTATCCTAAAAAGCAAAGACGAATTGCTTAAGTCTGTGAAACTATTGCTAATCGCTTCCAAGTGGTACAAGGCAATTATTGGAAGTAAAGAGTTCCTACAGAATGTGCTTCCGGAAAAAATGAGTACCAATCTAATTTGCAACTCAGCTGATTTATTCACACGTAATTTCTTTAAGTTCTACACGAATGACTTGGatgataattataaaaaaatttactacaAACATACACCCAGTGGGTCCACCTCAAAagcgaatttaaaaaaatggaaatcatCTCTTCATGATGGACCTGTCTCTGAGGCCATAgacaaatatgcatataagtGCTCTTTCCCCATTACCCTTGTATATGGTATTAAGGACTGCCTGGTGGATGCAGTAAGGTCTATTGagtatatgaaaaaaaagtttacaAAAAACGATTTGAAGATTATTACCGACCCGGAGTGGTCGCATATAGACCCTGTGTTGACGGACCACCGGAACGTCGTGCTGTCGTGCATTCTGGAGGATATGAAGagggatgaggaggaggagaggaagaagcaggaggaggagaagcaggagggggagaagcaggagggggagaagcaggagggggagaagcaggaggaggagaagcaggaggaggagaagcaggaggtggagaagcaggaggaagagaagcaggaggggggagaaggaaCAGACGCAGGAGGAGAATAA
- a CDS encoding hypothetical protein (putative): QWLCKGIQKVQKLHLHLAAHRLRIVDVNPQNNNVLLRSSAPLFNGVFSEELLRKQIKIVMEEAKLKYSDDMPLHIISFLRNDMKEGCCYTSQRCYARDANIVNQVLLGHEEDPYDVDSKTLENELKSLNWDTDKLLSRINDLEEKFHTMKNTIFIVHCRRGRDRTGEYVAAYKMIVKKQDFDSIVKANEEIGRVKAPYLKMQKWLCLYLEKVMGYTSLSCYDFR; encoded by the exons CAGTGGCTTTGCAAGGGGATTCAAAAAGTACAAAAGCTTCATCTACATCTTGCTG CCCACCGACTTCGCATCGTTGACGTGAACCCTCAGAACAACAACGTCCTTTTAAGAAGCAGTGCCCCCTTATTCAATG GTGTATTTTCGGAGGAACTACTGCGTAAGCAAATCAAGATAGTGATGGAGGAAGCAAAGCTAAAGTACAGCGATGACATGCCTCTCCATATAATCTCCTTTTTGAGGAATGATATGAAG GAGGGATGCTGCTACACCTCACAAAGGTGCTACGCAAGAGATGCCAACATCGTGAACCAAGTTCTTTTGGGACATGAGGAGGATCCCTACGACGTGGATTCGAAG ACCCTGGAGAACGAACTAAAGAGCCTCAACTGGGACACGGACAAACTCCTAAGTAGAATAAACgatttggaagaaaaatttcataCTATGAAGAACACTATCTTTATTGTCCACTGTAGGAGAGGAAGAGATAGAACAGGAGAGTACGTCGCTGCGTACAAAATGATTGTAAAAAAACAGGACTTTGATTCTATTGTTAAGGCGAATGAAGAGATAGGAAGGGTTAAGGCTCCTTACTTGAAGATGCAGAAATGGCTATGCCTCTATTTGGAAAAGGTGATGGGCTACACGAGCTTGAGTTGCTACGACTTTAGG